Proteins found in one Microcoleus sp. FACHB-68 genomic segment:
- a CDS encoding GUN4 domain-containing protein — translation MLKQDELICAVETDYAVLRDLLAAGDWKAADLETSAVMLKAAGRELEGWCNSECLKNFPCEDLNIVDELWVKYSNGHFGFSVQTRIYFEVGEDFGKLGDLVGWRVFDCWLDYSERRFDLAAPAGHLPSGGVGYKRWTRWVEANYAALAHRVAECQIC, via the coding sequence ATGCTGAAGCAAGATGAACTGATCTGTGCCGTTGAGACTGACTATGCTGTGCTGCGTGACTTGCTGGCTGCTGGAGATTGGAAAGCAGCGGATTTAGAGACGAGTGCGGTGATGTTGAAGGCTGCCGGTCGAGAATTAGAAGGCTGGTGCAATTCTGAATGTCTGAAAAATTTTCCCTGCGAAGACTTGAATATTGTTGACGAGTTATGGGTGAAATACAGTAACGGACATTTTGGCTTTAGTGTGCAAACGCGGATCTATTTTGAGGTGGGAGAAGATTTCGGAAAATTAGGCGATCTCGTGGGATGGCGAGTTTTTGATTGCTGGTTAGATTATTCTGAACGTCGTTTCGATCTTGCCGCACCTGCCGGCCATTTGCCATCGGGTGGGGTTGGCTACAAGCGTTGGACGAGATGGGTTGAGGCGAATTATGCTGCACTTGCCCATCGAGTTGCGGAATGTCAAATTTGTTAG
- a CDS encoding tetratricopeptide repeat protein, with protein sequence MNESSIDQLLEDLKNPDEQIRDQATQEFWHRWFMQKGMYGWELLQRSQKLVEAGQISEAEDLLTDLIGDQPDFAEAWNRRAVLYYMQGHYKQSISDCRQVIKLNPIHFGALHGLGLCYAALGDYPTAIQAFRQALEIQPHALINQKLILECTARLS encoded by the coding sequence ATGAATGAATCATCTATCGATCAGTTACTTGAAGACTTGAAAAATCCTGATGAACAGATTCGGGATCAAGCCACCCAAGAATTCTGGCATCGCTGGTTTATGCAAAAGGGAATGTATGGGTGGGAACTACTTCAACGCAGTCAAAAGTTAGTTGAAGCGGGACAAATCTCTGAAGCGGAAGATTTACTTACAGACTTGATTGGCGATCAGCCTGATTTTGCAGAAGCTTGGAACCGGCGGGCTGTGCTTTACTATATGCAAGGGCATTACAAGCAGTCTATCAGCGATTGCCGGCAAGTGATAAAGCTCAACCCCATTCATTTTGGCGCACTCCACGGTTTGGGATTATGTTATGCAGCTTTAGGAGATTATCCAACCGCGATTCAAGCATTTCGACAAGCGCTAGAAATTCAGCCTCACGCGCTGATTAATCAAAAGTTGATTTTGGAATGCACCGCGCGATTGAGTTAA
- a CDS encoding FAD-dependent oxidoreductase: MSGESQTPRVVVVGAGWAGLGASYHLARQGYDVTLLEAGAYPGGLVAGWKTAGGRSVEAGIHGFWYPYKNIFSLVEELGLDPFTPWTRSAQYSPAGLEVESPIFQNEPRLPTPLGTFLYTQFKRLPLVDRLSALPLLYAVVDFDNSDEAWRRYDAVTARELFKQFGVSARLYHDSFEPMLLVGLFAPGEQCSAAAALGMLYYFILAHQPDFDVVWCRGTVGEKIFRPWCERIEGAGGRILTERRVSDLKVDDAGNVTGVVCGDEVFEADAVIFSVGITGMKKIVAGSRTLQSRPEFQNLSNLNAIDVLATRLWFDRKIHIPRPSNACFGFDTTTGWTFFDLNALHDEFRDEPGTVIEADFYHANQFLSLSDEEIVSRVQQYLTTCIPEFAEAKVIDSSAIRLRQAVTHFFPGSYQYLLPARTSFDNVFMSGDWVVTRHGSWSQEKAYVTGLEAANLVIDKFGTGTEAKIVPVEVDEPHIQFARTFNKTVRDFGQTFLPNFWLP; this comes from the coding sequence ATGTCAGGGGAATCACAAACGCCACGGGTTGTTGTCGTGGGTGCCGGCTGGGCGGGTTTGGGGGCAAGTTACCATTTAGCCAGACAAGGTTATGATGTGACGCTGCTGGAAGCCGGTGCTTATCCGGGGGGATTGGTTGCCGGCTGGAAGACTGCCGGTGGGCGTTCTGTGGAAGCCGGCATTCACGGTTTTTGGTATCCCTACAAAAATATTTTTAGTCTGGTTGAGGAATTAGGGCTAGATCCTTTTACGCCTTGGACTCGTTCCGCCCAATATTCGCCGGCAGGTTTAGAGGTTGAGTCTCCGATTTTCCAAAATGAACCGCGACTGCCGACGCCCCTAGGAACTTTTCTCTATACGCAGTTTAAGCGGTTGCCCCTGGTTGACCGGCTTTCGGCGCTGCCGTTACTGTACGCGGTGGTGGATTTTGACAATTCGGATGAGGCTTGGCGGCGTTACGATGCCGTAACTGCCCGCGAATTGTTTAAGCAGTTTGGGGTTTCTGCCAGACTTTATCACGATTCGTTTGAACCGATGCTGTTGGTGGGTTTATTTGCGCCAGGAGAGCAATGTTCGGCTGCTGCTGCCCTGGGAATGCTTTATTACTTCATTTTGGCTCACCAACCTGATTTTGATGTGGTGTGGTGCCGAGGAACGGTGGGAGAAAAGATTTTTCGCCCTTGGTGTGAGCGCATTGAGGGTGCCGGTGGGCGGATACTGACTGAGCGGCGGGTGAGTGATCTCAAGGTTGATGATGCCGGCAATGTCACGGGTGTGGTTTGCGGCGATGAGGTATTTGAAGCGGATGCGGTTATTTTTTCAGTTGGCATCACCGGCATGAAAAAGATTGTTGCCGGCAGCCGTACTTTACAAAGCCGCCCGGAATTTCAAAATCTTAGCAATTTAAATGCAATTGATGTATTAGCAACTCGGCTATGGTTTGACCGCAAAATTCACATTCCTCGTCCTTCAAATGCTTGCTTTGGTTTCGATACAACGACAGGTTGGACGTTTTTTGATTTGAATGCACTGCATGATGAGTTTCGGGATGAGCCGGGAACAGTTATTGAGGCAGATTTTTACCATGCTAATCAATTTTTATCACTGAGTGATGAAGAAATTGTGTCGAGAGTGCAGCAGTATTTAACGACTTGTATTCCGGAATTTGCTGAGGCGAAGGTGATTGATAGCAGTGCCATTCGGTTGCGACAAGCCGTGACTCATTTCTTTCCGGGGAGTTATCAGTATTTGCTGCCGGCACGCACAAGTTTTGATAATGTGTTTATGAGTGGAGATTGGGTTGTCACTCGTCACGGTTCGTGGTCACAGGAAAAAGCCTATGTAACCGGGTTAGAAGCGGCTAATTTGGTGATAGATAAGTTTGGCACTGGAACTGAGGCAAAAATTGTGCCGGTGGAAGTTGATGAACCGCACATTCAGTTTGCTCGAACTTTTAATAAGACGGTGCGGGATTTTGGTCAGACTTTTTTACCCAACTTTTGGCTACCATAG
- a CDS encoding M67 family metallopeptidase codes for MVLTVHPEHLQVICNHGMSAYPEECCGLLVGRLIDGGKILVEVWPAENAWSAEASLAVSAEDEFTKKRRYEISPQFMFEAQRKARNLDLAIIGIYHSHPDNPAIPSECDRQYAWPQYSYMIVSVQQGKAQDLQSWSLDDAHQFQAEEILTSEPTEVEQ; via the coding sequence ATGGTTCTAACTGTGCATCCAGAGCATCTTCAAGTTATCTGCAATCATGGGATGAGTGCTTATCCGGAGGAGTGCTGCGGCTTGCTCGTTGGCCGGCTCATAGATGGCGGTAAAATTTTGGTGGAAGTGTGGCCGGCAGAAAATGCTTGGAGTGCAGAAGCATCACTAGCGGTATCTGCTGAGGACGAATTTACCAAAAAGCGCCGGTATGAAATTTCTCCTCAATTTATGTTCGAGGCGCAACGCAAAGCACGTAACCTCGATCTGGCAATTATTGGCATCTATCACTCCCACCCCGACAACCCCGCCATTCCCTCTGAGTGCGATCGTCAATATGCTTGGCCACAATATTCATATATGATTGTCTCTGTTCAACAAGGCAAAGCCCAAGACCTACAGAGCTGGAGCCTTGATGATGCTCACCAGTTCCAGGCAGAAGAAATACTCACCAGCGAACCTACAGAGGTTGAACAATAA
- the moeB gene encoding molybdopterin-synthase adenylyltransferase MoeB codes for MLNPNLDEIQLTKDEYERYSRHLILPEVGLEGQKRLKAASVLCIGTGGLGAPLLLYLAAAGVGRIGIVDFDIVDSSNLQRQVIHGTSWVGKPKIESAKNRILEINPNCQVDLYETRLSSENALDIMKPYDIVVDGTDNFPTRYLVNDACVLLNKPNVYGSIYRFEGQATVFNYEGGPNYRDLYPEPPPPGMVPSCAEGGVLGILPGIIGVIQATETIKIILKQGSTLSGRLLLFNALDMKFRELKLRPNPVRPVIDKLIDYEFFCGVTQAKAEEAKQQMEVSEMTVAELKQLIESGASDFVLVDVRNPNEYEIAKIPGSVLVPLPDIERGEGVEKVKELLNGHRLIAHCKMGGRSAKALGILKEAGIEGTNVKGGITAWSREIDPSVPEY; via the coding sequence ATGTTAAACCCGAATCTGGATGAGATCCAGCTGACAAAAGACGAATACGAACGCTACTCACGCCACCTCATCTTGCCCGAAGTCGGACTAGAAGGGCAAAAGCGTCTGAAAGCCGCCAGCGTGCTGTGCATTGGCACCGGCGGACTCGGTGCGCCGCTGTTACTCTATCTGGCAGCTGCCGGTGTTGGACGAATTGGCATTGTAGACTTCGATATCGTAGACAGTTCTAATTTGCAACGGCAAGTTATTCACGGCACCTCTTGGGTGGGCAAACCTAAAATCGAATCCGCCAAAAACCGGATTTTGGAAATTAACCCCAATTGCCAAGTTGACTTGTACGAAACCCGCCTCTCATCCGAGAACGCGCTGGATATCATGAAGCCTTACGATATCGTGGTGGATGGCACCGATAACTTCCCCACCCGGTATTTAGTCAACGATGCGTGCGTGTTGCTCAATAAGCCAAACGTTTACGGTTCCATCTATCGCTTCGAGGGACAGGCAACCGTCTTTAACTACGAAGGTGGCCCTAACTACCGCGATCTTTACCCCGAACCCCCACCACCGGGAATGGTGCCTTCCTGTGCTGAAGGCGGCGTTTTAGGAATTCTGCCAGGAATTATCGGCGTTATCCAAGCAACAGAAACGATCAAAATTATCCTGAAACAAGGGTCAACTCTCAGCGGACGGCTGCTGTTGTTTAACGCTTTGGATATGAAGTTCCGGGAACTGAAACTGCGTCCAAATCCTGTGCGCCCTGTAATTGATAAATTAATCGATTACGAATTTTTCTGCGGTGTGACTCAAGCCAAAGCAGAGGAGGCTAAACAACAGATGGAAGTTTCTGAGATGACGGTGGCGGAACTCAAGCAACTTATTGAGAGTGGCGCGAGTGACTTTGTGCTGGTGGATGTCCGCAATCCTAATGAGTATGAGATTGCTAAGATTCCAGGATCGGTTTTGGTGCCCTTGCCGGATATTGAACGCGGCGAAGGTGTCGAGAAGGTCAAGGAATTACTCAACGGCCACCGGCTGATCGCTCACTGCAAGATGGGTGGACGTTCTGCAAAGGCGCTGGGCATTTTGAAGGAAGCCGGCATTGAAGGAACGAATGTCAAAGGCGGGATTACTGCTTGGAGTCGAGAAATCGATCCTTCCGTTCCAGAGTATTAA
- a CDS encoding 2Fe-2S iron-sulfur cluster-binding protein, translating into MAVYQVRLVNPALKLDRTISVPDDQYILDMAEDAGIRLPAGCKQGECSACVAKLISGKVDQGEQKFLRPSEIEAGYTITCVAYPLSDCTLETHQEQVLYKASLYYKADKESVE; encoded by the coding sequence ATGGCAGTTTATCAAGTCCGGCTTGTCAATCCCGCACTCAAACTTGATCGCACGATTTCTGTACCAGACGATCAATACATCTTGGATATGGCTGAAGACGCCGGCATCCGTTTGCCGGCTGGATGCAAACAAGGGGAATGTTCTGCCTGTGTTGCAAAATTGATCAGTGGTAAAGTTGATCAAGGTGAGCAAAAGTTTTTGCGTCCATCCGAAATAGAAGCCGGTTATACGATTACTTGTGTGGCGTATCCCCTTTCAGATTGCACCCTGGAAACTCACCAAGAACAAGTTTTATATAAAGCGTCTCTTTATTATAAAGCCGATAAAGAGTCAGTTGAGTGA
- a CDS encoding DUF2470 domain-containing protein — MSEQITPEISKRICAHMNEDHANAVVLYAQAFGGSPEATAAEMVSIDPHGMNLTAQVNDASVPVRVEFDHVLESAEDAHHTLIEMVKQARAKSK, encoded by the coding sequence ATGTCTGAACAAATCACGCCCGAAATAAGCAAACGTATTTGCGCCCACATGAACGAAGATCATGCAAATGCTGTTGTTCTCTATGCTCAAGCATTTGGCGGTTCTCCAGAAGCGACAGCGGCAGAAATGGTTTCAATTGATCCGCATGGCATGAATTTAACCGCACAAGTCAATGATGCGTCTGTGCCGGTGCGAGTTGAGTTTGATCACGTTTTAGAAAGTGCTGAAGACGCTCACCATACTCTCATTGAAATGGTTAAACAGGCACGAGCAAAATCAAAATAG
- a CDS encoding WD40 repeat domain-containing protein: MTLKQTSWNRVIALAVTATAIATLAPTLKSISAPATVRDATPTTAQNTPLLRTFGDKAFAVFGVAFSPDGQVVASGSIEDTIKLWNANTGELRYTLAVHLGDINSVATSPDGEILASGSDDTTVNLWNLKTGQLRRTLFRHTESVESVAISPDGQILASGSWDNTIILWNLQTGGYIRTLSGHTDGVNSVAFSPDGRTLASGGIDRTVRLWEVGTGSLLDTFTGHSDWVSSVVFSRDGRTLASGSFDKTIKLWDVNDRRLLNTLTGHSFAVHAIAISPDGRTLASGSDDTTVKLWNLRNGRLVRTLSDHTKTVFALAFSPDGRTLASGSNDNTLKIWQVP, encoded by the coding sequence ATGACTTTAAAGCAAACGTCCTGGAATCGTGTCATCGCCTTGGCAGTCACAGCAACCGCGATCGCCACTCTCGCCCCCACACTCAAATCAATATCCGCACCGGCAACCGTCCGGGACGCCACCCCAACCACCGCACAAAACACCCCATTACTGCGAACCTTTGGAGACAAAGCCTTTGCAGTGTTTGGCGTTGCCTTCAGTCCGGATGGGCAAGTGGTGGCCAGCGGCAGTATTGAGGACACCATCAAGCTGTGGAACGCCAACACCGGCGAATTGCGCTACACCCTTGCCGTGCATTTAGGGGATATCAATTCTGTTGCCACCAGTCCTGATGGAGAAATACTCGCCAGTGGCAGTGACGATACAACTGTCAACCTCTGGAATTTAAAAACCGGCCAATTGCGCCGCACTCTGTTTCGGCATACCGAGTCGGTGGAATCCGTCGCCATTAGCCCCGATGGCCAGATTCTTGCCAGCGGCAGTTGGGACAACACCATTATCCTGTGGAACCTGCAAACCGGCGGCTACATCCGCACCTTATCTGGACACACAGATGGCGTTAATAGCGTCGCTTTTAGCCCCGATGGCAGAACGCTTGCCAGTGGGGGCATTGACAGAACCGTGAGATTGTGGGAAGTGGGAACCGGCAGCTTGCTAGACACCTTCACCGGCCATTCAGACTGGGTGAGTTCCGTCGTCTTCAGCCGCGATGGCCGCACTTTAGCCAGTGGCAGCTTTGATAAAACAATCAAACTGTGGGATGTCAATGATCGCCGACTGCTCAATACCCTTACAGGTCATAGCTTTGCCGTTCATGCGATCGCGATCAGTCCTGATGGCCGCACCTTAGCGAGTGGCAGCGATGATACAACGGTCAAGCTGTGGAATTTGCGAAACGGCAGACTGGTGCGTACCTTAAGCGATCATACAAAAACCGTTTTTGCCCTTGCCTTCAGCCCCGATGGCCGCACCTTAGCGAGTGGCAGCAATGACAATACCCTAAAAATTTGGCAGGTGCCCTAG
- the murD gene encoding UDP-N-acetylmuramoyl-L-alanine--D-glutamate ligase, whose translation MPIAHVIGLGKSGIAAARLLKREGWQVTVSDRSNSEILQEQQQQLAPDGIPVLLGYSFDPDNPDNRPQLVVVSPGVPWDAPALVRARELGIETIGEMELAWRYLPSPWVAITGTNGKTTTTALIAAIFQAAGFNAPACGNIGYAACELALQETPPDWVIAELSSYQIESSPSIAPRIGVWTTFTPDHLSRHKTLENYFNIKAHLLNQSQQQVINGDDPYLRQNTPQRWPNICWTSVKGQAEFISDSSWSAYIEDGWVVALGEPVLPAASLRMVGEHNLQNLLMAVAAARLAGIEKEAIARAIATFPGVSHRLEHICTFNGVDFINDSKATNYDAAQVGLSSVQAPAILIAGGEAKAGDDNGWMKIIQTKAAAVLLIGSAAGAFGKRLEEIHHPRYEIVETMERAVPRAAELAAQLGAKVVLLSPACASFDQYQNFEQRGDHFRQMCLEVMQIPRE comes from the coding sequence ATGCCCATCGCTCACGTCATCGGACTTGGAAAATCGGGAATTGCTGCCGCACGACTGCTAAAACGGGAAGGTTGGCAGGTGACGGTGAGCGATCGCAGTAACTCTGAAATTCTGCAAGAACAGCAACAGCAGCTTGCGCCTGATGGAATTCCGGTGCTGCTGGGCTATTCTTTTGACCCAGATAACCCAGACAACCGGCCTCAACTTGTTGTTGTCAGTCCCGGCGTACCTTGGGATGCACCGGCATTAGTCCGCGCCAGAGAACTCGGCATCGAAACCATTGGCGAGATGGAACTCGCTTGGCGCTATCTCCCGTCCCCCTGGGTGGCGATCACCGGCACTAACGGCAAAACCACCACAACCGCCCTGATTGCCGCTATTTTCCAAGCAGCCGGTTTCAACGCCCCCGCCTGTGGCAACATCGGTTACGCCGCCTGCGAATTGGCTTTGCAAGAAACGCCCCCCGACTGGGTGATTGCCGAACTCAGCAGCTATCAAATCGAATCTTCCCCGTCAATTGCGCCTCGCATTGGAGTTTGGACAACGTTTACCCCGGATCACCTTAGCCGGCATAAAACTTTAGAAAATTACTTCAATATCAAAGCTCATCTCCTCAACCAATCTCAGCAGCAAGTAATCAACGGAGACGATCCTTACCTGCGTCAAAATACCCCGCAACGCTGGCCAAACATTTGCTGGACAAGTGTTAAAGGTCAAGCCGAATTTATCAGCGATTCTAGCTGGTCAGCATACATTGAAGATGGCTGGGTTGTGGCGCTGGGTGAACCTGTGTTGCCGGCAGCCTCGCTGCGAATGGTTGGGGAACACAACCTGCAAAATTTGCTCATGGCGGTGGCGGCAGCGCGTTTAGCCGGCATTGAAAAAGAAGCCATTGCCCGCGCCATTGCCACTTTCCCCGGCGTTTCTCACCGGCTGGAACATATTTGCACGTTTAATGGGGTTGACTTTATCAATGACAGTAAAGCCACCAATTACGACGCCGCTCAAGTTGGGCTATCTTCTGTTCAAGCACCAGCAATTTTAATCGCTGGGGGAGAAGCGAAAGCCGGTGATGATAACGGCTGGATGAAAATAATTCAAACAAAAGCCGCAGCCGTTTTGCTTATTGGTAGCGCTGCCGGTGCGTTTGGCAAACGCTTGGAGGAAATTCATCATCCGCGTTACGAAATTGTAGAAACGATGGAACGTGCGGTTCCTAGGGCTGCTGAATTAGCCGCACAATTAGGAGCTAAAGTTGTTTTGCTTTCGCCGGCTTGTGCGAGTTTTGATCAGTATCAAAATTTTGAGCAACGCGGTGATCATTTCCGCCAAATGTGTCTGGAAGTGATGCAAATCCCCAGGGAATAA
- a CDS encoding MFS transporter: protein MNSSDSQPAVTSADRRFILWRQVLGLAALQGAITLTWVIYKLYLPKLLTGFGFPAGLAATLLIVESALAVVMEPLMGGLSDHRKRWVGTRFPLISLGVILSSALFIAIPCFAIFVKPDSVFRLLLPAFLVAWALAMTVFRAPALALLRQYAAVPELPQAASLLTLAGGIIAAFGPISSEFLLSLGAPVTFTIGSLVLLAAVAVLRSLHPPATPVEDNKQEAGSTTPVSIAALALIFGTGIFVAWGSSFLMSLLPKLLKIQFNAAGIKSIIFAFSILLALAAVPAGKIAVQLGNRRGMLIGVAGTALCLLMLAVFLPSGLPLIGSAIILIAFLSLVNNGAIPFALSQVPAHRAGLGVGIYFSGIGTAVSLFPIIFGQLSEITPVSAAIKGTIVFIAAGVCIAVTIKMQPAQSA, encoded by the coding sequence ATGAACAGCTCAGACTCTCAACCGGCAGTCACTTCAGCGGATCGCCGGTTTATTTTATGGCGGCAAGTTTTGGGTTTAGCGGCGCTGCAGGGCGCAATTACCCTGACTTGGGTGATTTACAAGCTGTATTTGCCGAAACTGCTAACCGGCTTTGGTTTTCCCGCAGGACTTGCCGCAACGCTGCTGATTGTTGAAAGCGCCCTGGCTGTGGTGATGGAACCGCTAATGGGGGGACTGTCTGATCACAGGAAGCGCTGGGTGGGAACGCGGTTTCCGCTTATCTCTTTGGGGGTTATCCTATCCTCGGCTTTGTTTATTGCAATCCCGTGTTTTGCAATATTTGTCAAGCCAGATAGTGTTTTTAGATTACTTCTACCGGCATTTTTGGTAGCCTGGGCGCTGGCGATGACTGTATTTCGTGCGCCGGCGCTGGCGCTGTTGCGGCAGTATGCAGCGGTGCCAGAGTTACCCCAAGCCGCGAGTTTGCTGACGTTAGCCGGCGGGATAATTGCAGCGTTTGGGCCGATTTCAAGCGAGTTTTTGCTGAGTTTAGGTGCGCCTGTTACCTTCACTATTGGCTCTTTAGTTTTGCTGGCGGCAGTCGCGGTGCTGCGTTCGCTTCATCCCCCAGCTACACCCGTAGAGGATAACAAACAGGAGGCCGGTTCCACAACACCCGTTTCGATTGCTGCTTTAGCCTTAATTTTTGGCACCGGCATCTTTGTTGCATGGGGTTCAAGTTTCCTCATGTCGCTGCTGCCAAAGCTGCTCAAAATTCAGTTTAATGCTGCCGGTATCAAGTCAATTATCTTTGCTTTTTCCATACTTTTAGCCTTAGCCGCAGTGCCGGCGGGAAAAATAGCGGTTCAACTCGGTAATCGGCGAGGAATGCTGATAGGAGTTGCGGGAACAGCGCTGTGTTTGCTAATGCTAGCGGTATTTTTACCTAGTGGTTTACCTCTCATTGGCAGTGCAATCATATTGATTGCTTTTTTAAGTTTAGTAAACAACGGGGCAATTCCCTTTGCCTTGTCTCAAGTGCCGGCACATCGGGCGGGATTGGGAGTAGGAATATACTTTAGCGGGATAGGAACCGCAGTGAGTTTATTCCCCATCATTTTTGGTCAATTAAGCGAAATAACGCCTGTTTCTGCTGCAATTAAAGGTACAATTGTGTTCATTGCTGCCGGGGTTTGTATCGCCGTTACCATCAAAATGCAGCCGGCACAATCTGCCTAG
- the glyS gene encoding glycine--tRNA ligase subunit beta has product MPAFLLEVGTEELPATFVSNAIEQWQSRIPASLSEHFLTNDSIDVYATPRRLAVLIKGLPAQQADREEEVKGPPAAAAFKDGKPTPAAAGFAKKQGVELDALEVRPTEKGDFVFVRKSIPGRPTADILKELALQWITSLEGKRLMRWADGDLRFPRPIRWLVALLDEVVLPIELVNNSQPVKSDRISWGHRVLHASPENKGKIEITQASDYVECLRSAYVEVDPNQRVAKIQEQVEAAAQKVGGEAEISPNLLQEVTNLVEWPTAVTGKFDDDFLILPAEVITTVMVTHQRYFPVLKSKDSTELLPYFITISNGDPAKSDIIATGNERVIRARLADGQFFYKSDLAEPLESYVPQLETVTFQEDLGSVRYKVERFSKIADLIAEQLELTEDECSHIQRAALLCKADLVTQMVYEFPELQGIIGEKYARAGGESEAVAKAIFEHYLPRGANDILPETLTGQTVGIADRLDTLVSIFGLGMLPTGSSDPFALRRAANGIINITWTADLTINLQQLLEQTASNFAADHPKASPSELIEQLQEFFIQRIRTLLQEERGIDYDLVNAVLGENDPEYTERALTDLLDVRDRALFLQEIRNNGKLDEIYETVNRSARLAKQGILDTAQLEPAPVVRPELFQKPTEQTFYDAINQLVPETKASQETRNYQQLVNAIAAITPTVSTFFDGPESVLVMDENLDIRGNRLNLLGLLRNHARVLADFGAIVKG; this is encoded by the coding sequence ATGCCAGCATTTTTATTAGAAGTCGGTACAGAAGAATTGCCCGCAACCTTTGTCAGTAATGCCATTGAGCAGTGGCAATCGCGCATTCCTGCCAGTCTCAGTGAACATTTCTTGACAAATGATTCGATTGATGTATATGCAACACCCCGGCGCTTAGCCGTATTGATAAAAGGACTGCCGGCACAACAAGCAGACCGAGAAGAAGAGGTTAAAGGGCCGCCGGCAGCCGCAGCCTTTAAAGATGGCAAACCGACGCCGGCAGCCGCAGGATTTGCCAAAAAGCAAGGTGTAGAACTCGATGCCTTGGAAGTTCGCCCCACGGAAAAAGGCGATTTTGTGTTTGTCCGCAAAAGCATCCCCGGACGCCCCACAGCAGACATTCTCAAGGAACTAGCTTTGCAGTGGATTACCAGTTTAGAAGGCAAACGCCTGATGCGCTGGGCAGATGGAGATTTAAGATTTCCGCGCCCGATTCGTTGGTTGGTGGCACTCTTGGATGAGGTCGTCTTGCCGATTGAATTGGTGAACAATTCGCAGCCGGTGAAAAGTGATCGGATCTCCTGGGGTCACAGAGTTTTGCACGCCTCCCCAGAGAACAAAGGCAAAATTGAAATTACCCAAGCAAGTGATTACGTCGAATGCTTGCGTTCTGCATACGTGGAAGTTGATCCAAATCAGCGGGTTGCTAAAATCCAAGAGCAAGTAGAAGCAGCCGCTCAAAAAGTCGGGGGAGAAGCAGAGATTTCCCCGAATTTATTGCAGGAAGTCACTAATTTAGTTGAATGGCCAACAGCAGTTACCGGAAAATTTGATGATGACTTTTTAATCCTGCCGGCGGAAGTGATCACCACTGTTATGGTCACACATCAGCGTTATTTTCCGGTGTTGAAAAGCAAGGATTCTACTGAATTACTGCCCTATTTCATCACAATTTCTAACGGAGATCCTGCGAAATCAGACATCATCGCCACCGGCAACGAACGCGTGATTCGGGCAAGATTAGCAGATGGTCAGTTTTTCTATAAAAGCGACCTAGCCGAACCGTTAGAAAGCTATGTACCCCAACTAGAAACCGTCACCTTCCAAGAAGATTTGGGTTCAGTGCGCTATAAAGTTGAGCGGTTTAGCAAGATAGCTGATTTAATTGCCGAACAACTGGAACTCACAGAAGATGAATGCAGCCATATTCAACGGGCTGCTTTGCTGTGTAAAGCCGACCTTGTCACCCAAATGGTCTATGAATTTCCGGAATTGCAAGGAATTATCGGGGAAAAATACGCCCGTGCCGGTGGCGAATCTGAAGCAGTTGCCAAAGCCATTTTTGAACATTATTTGCCCAGAGGCGCTAACGATATTTTACCGGAAACCCTCACAGGTCAAACAGTCGGAATCGCAGACCGGCTCGATACATTAGTTAGCATTTTTGGCTTAGGAATGCTGCCCACCGGCTCCTCAGATCCCTTTGCCCTGCGCCGCGCTGCCAATGGCATTATTAACATTACTTGGACAGCCGATTTAACGATCAATTTGCAGCAATTGCTAGAACAAACCGCTAGTAATTTTGCTGCCGATCATCCCAAAGCTTCGCCATCAGAATTAATCGAACAACTGCAAGAATTCTTCATTCAGCGCATCCGCACTTTATTGCAAGAAGAACGAGGAATCGATTACGACTTGGTGAATGCAGTTTTGGGAGAAAATGACCCAGAATATACCGAAAGGGCATTAACAGATTTATTAGATGTGCGAGATCGTGCCCTTTTCCTCCAAGAGATTCGGAACAACGGCAAGCTGGATGAAATTTATGAAACGGTTAATCGTTCCGCCCGTCTTGCCAAGCAAGGTATTTTAGATACTGCCCAACTGGAGCCGGCACCTGTTGTCCGTCCAGAACTTTTCCAAAAACCCACTGAGCAAACTTTTTATGATGCAATCAATCAGCTCGTTCCAGAAACAAAAGCCTCTCAAGAAACACGCAATTACCAACAGCTTGTAAATGCCATCGCTGCGATTACACCCACCGTCAGCACCTTCTTTGATGGCCCTGAAAGTGTATTAGTGATGGATGAAAATTTAGACATCCGGGGTAATCGATTAAATTTGTTAGGATTACTGCGAAATCACGCTCGCGTTTTAGCAGATTTTGGCGCTATCGTCAAAGGCTAA